A region from the Vibrio rumoiensis genome encodes:
- a CDS encoding bifunctional diguanylate cyclase/phosphodiesterase, whose amino-acid sequence MIILLLSGFFDGIMKHVLGDMSKQLVTSKSDLASQQIEAYINKPFQAATLLSRSLSSKDILSPEFIKDELSQILKNDFTGENDISRIGYASIKGDYIALSRISDNNRLRLIETAPNNQYQLVTYQGESNASPVLKTVENYHLLKRDWFIQASQQMTPFWSLPYLHISEDKGIVMTYRTPVFNRQGQFIGVINVDINPDTLSHYLDSIDENHNLHIIVAGQQQIVAASDTRYLSNITMPPLSLDNNKVTLPQLSDSKTLNEIIPSHIWTPQKGNIPYTVYQGNTKYWVQARALTDHDHLLNWNLLTITPAALPSHLFTQSSKTMMLTIIFIVSFGLTGCAWMLIRFLTPLKAIAEQARLLGQTKHIKWLPQSDKRLFPEIAELEQELINASDIINHALQTQKKLIEEDASTKLPTFAGLLAQKDLYTERQLSGLIRLANYPTMANTLGKAYAEQFLIDFIDILRDALPVGTSLSRVRVDILAATFPGVYGHQTIQILAKNLQDLFFNVSREHDHVFTGNIGLIHQELNSENLQNTLLNASLALHQAQQKGNGFLEIFEPWMHNESMDNLRLHDQLRDGIRNQEFHLVLQPIVNLDDSQNCVEAECLIRWQTEERGFIPPDKFIAIAEKTGLIVPLGRWIIEKACQELATFIERGAPRNFKLHINIASLQFCQPNFTEHLLDCVQRYHLTHNNICLEITESTMLTDMENVAKVLHSLQRSGISIAIDDFGSGYSSLSYLHNLPFDTLKIDRSFVSDMLSNKKNEAVIASVLNLARNFNVPLIAEGIETKEMSAKLYQMGCEKVQGYYFGRPLKFSEWHPSNGAFKLELEA is encoded by the coding sequence GTGATCATTTTACTGCTTTCTGGCTTCTTTGATGGGATCATGAAGCATGTCTTAGGCGATATGAGTAAGCAATTAGTCACCAGTAAAAGCGATCTGGCAAGTCAACAAATTGAAGCCTATATCAATAAACCATTTCAAGCCGCGACCTTACTTTCACGTTCCCTTTCAAGCAAAGATATTCTAAGCCCAGAATTCATTAAAGATGAACTTAGCCAAATACTAAAAAATGATTTTACTGGCGAAAATGATATTTCTCGCATTGGCTATGCATCCATCAAGGGTGACTATATTGCCCTCAGCCGAATTTCTGACAATAACCGTCTTCGTTTAATCGAAACAGCCCCAAACAATCAGTATCAACTCGTCACGTACCAAGGGGAAAGTAACGCCTCGCCAGTGTTAAAGACTGTCGAAAATTACCATCTCCTCAAAAGAGACTGGTTCATTCAAGCAAGCCAACAAATGACCCCATTTTGGTCTCTTCCTTATCTTCATATATCAGAAGATAAAGGCATAGTAATGACCTACCGAACTCCAGTGTTCAACCGCCAAGGGCAATTTATTGGGGTAATTAACGTTGATATCAATCCTGATACACTTAGCCATTACTTAGACAGTATTGATGAAAATCACAACTTACACATCATTGTTGCTGGCCAACAGCAAATCGTCGCCGCTTCTGATACTCGTTATCTATCTAACATCACAATGCCGCCGCTTTCGCTTGATAACAATAAAGTAACGCTACCACAGCTATCAGACTCTAAAACATTGAATGAGATAATACCGTCTCATATTTGGACGCCTCAGAAAGGCAACATTCCTTACACTGTCTATCAAGGGAATACAAAATATTGGGTTCAAGCTCGAGCCTTGACAGATCACGATCACCTACTCAATTGGAACCTACTGACCATTACTCCAGCGGCATTGCCTTCTCATTTATTTACGCAAAGTAGTAAGACAATGATGCTCACTATCATCTTCATTGTGAGCTTCGGTCTAACGGGTTGTGCCTGGATGCTAATCCGGTTTTTAACGCCTTTAAAAGCGATTGCCGAACAAGCGCGTTTATTAGGTCAAACCAAGCACATTAAGTGGCTACCTCAATCGGATAAACGACTTTTTCCTGAAATCGCCGAGTTAGAACAAGAGTTGATTAATGCTTCAGACATTATTAATCATGCGTTACAAACACAGAAAAAACTGATTGAAGAAGATGCCTCAACCAAGCTACCCACCTTTGCAGGGCTATTAGCGCAAAAAGATCTGTATACGGAACGACAGTTGTCTGGCCTGATTCGCCTAGCGAATTACCCAACCATGGCTAACACGTTAGGAAAAGCCTACGCAGAGCAATTCTTAATCGATTTCATTGATATTTTGAGGGATGCACTCCCCGTCGGAACATCATTATCTCGAGTTAGAGTTGATATTCTTGCGGCGACGTTTCCGGGTGTTTACGGTCATCAAACGATTCAAATCTTAGCGAAAAACTTACAAGATTTATTCTTCAATGTGAGCCGTGAACACGATCATGTCTTTACCGGTAATATCGGTTTGATCCATCAAGAATTGAATTCTGAGAACCTACAAAATACGTTACTGAATGCAAGCTTAGCTCTGCATCAAGCACAACAAAAAGGTAATGGCTTCCTAGAAATATTTGAACCATGGATGCACAATGAGTCAATGGATAATCTTCGCTTACATGACCAACTACGTGACGGGATCCGTAATCAGGAATTTCATCTTGTGTTACAACCTATTGTCAATTTAGACGATAGCCAAAATTGTGTGGAAGCCGAGTGTTTAATTCGTTGGCAAACCGAAGAAAGAGGCTTTATTCCACCGGATAAATTTATTGCTATTGCAGAAAAAACCGGTCTCATCGTGCCACTTGGCCGTTGGATTATAGAGAAAGCCTGTCAGGAATTAGCCACCTTTATTGAGCGTGGTGCACCTCGTAACTTTAAACTGCACATCAATATCGCATCGCTGCAATTTTGTCAGCCTAACTTTACTGAACACCTACTGGATTGTGTTCAACGTTATCATCTGACTCATAATAATATTTGCCTTGAGATTACCGAAAGCACCATGTTAACCGATATGGAAAATGTGGCTAAGGTATTACACTCGCTACAACGCTCCGGTATTTCAATCGCGATTGATGACTTTGGTTCAGGTTATTCAAGCCTATCTTATTTGCATAACCTGCCTTTCGATACGCTTAAAATCGATCGCAGTTTTGTCTCTGATATGCTTAGTAATAAAAAGAATGAGGCGGTTATCGCTTCAGTATTGAATCTTGCTCGGAATTTCAATGTTCCCTTGATTGCAGAAGGGATTGAAACAAAAGAAATGAGTGCCAAGTTATACCAAATGGGATGTGAAAAAGTACAAGGTTACTACTTTGGCCGGCCATTAAAATTCTCTGAATGGCATCCAAGCAACGGAGCCTTTAAGTTAGAGTTGGAAGCTTAA
- a CDS encoding NADH:flavin oxidoreductase/NADH oxidase → MSALFQPLTLKSIELKNRIAVPPMCQYSAINGVANDWHHVHYAGLARGGAGLVIVEATAVSPEGRITPKCLGIWNDEQAQQLSKVAQIIKQSGSVAGIQIAHAGRKASANIPWEGDDHIETENPEGWDTIAPSAVAFGANLPKVPAEMTKDDIERVKQDFVAGAKRALEAGFEWLEIHFAHGYLAQSFFSTHANQRTDEYGGNAEGRARFLLETFDAVREVWPEHLPLTIRLGVLEFDGNDEAMLQESVDMLNKMKTNGLDMVSVSVAFNTPTAQVPWGPAFLAPISERIRQQTGLPVASAWGIDKPEDAERVVAEEQMDQVMIGKAYLADPHYTYRLAKALNVEKPSWCLPPSYAHWLERYHFADK, encoded by the coding sequence AGCTCAAAAACCGCATTGCGGTACCACCAATGTGTCAATATAGCGCGATTAATGGCGTCGCTAATGATTGGCATCACGTTCATTATGCAGGACTCGCTCGTGGCGGTGCAGGTCTAGTGATCGTAGAAGCGACAGCGGTTTCTCCTGAAGGTCGTATTACGCCAAAATGCTTGGGTATTTGGAATGATGAACAAGCCCAGCAACTCTCAAAAGTGGCTCAAATCATTAAGCAAAGTGGCAGTGTTGCAGGTATTCAAATTGCTCATGCCGGACGTAAAGCCAGTGCGAATATCCCATGGGAAGGCGACGACCATATTGAAACTGAAAATCCAGAAGGTTGGGATACTATCGCCCCTTCTGCGGTTGCCTTTGGTGCTAACTTACCTAAAGTCCCGGCTGAAATGACCAAAGATGATATTGAGCGTGTAAAACAAGATTTCGTTGCAGGGGCTAAACGTGCCTTAGAAGCGGGTTTTGAGTGGCTCGAAATTCACTTTGCACATGGTTATCTTGCACAAAGCTTTTTCTCGACTCACGCTAACCAACGTACCGATGAATACGGCGGCAACGCTGAAGGTCGTGCACGATTTTTATTAGAAACCTTCGATGCGGTTCGTGAAGTATGGCCTGAACATTTACCATTAACCATTCGTCTAGGCGTACTAGAGTTCGATGGTAACGATGAAGCAATGCTGCAAGAATCGGTAGATATGCTCAACAAGATGAAAACCAATGGTCTGGATATGGTGAGCGTCAGTGTTGCCTTCAATACACCGACTGCACAAGTGCCTTGGGGGCCAGCATTCTTAGCACCGATTTCAGAACGCATCCGCCAGCAAACAGGCTTACCTGTCGCGTCAGCTTGGGGCATTGATAAGCCAGAAGATGCGGAACGTGTGGTCGCTGAAGAGCAAATGGATCAGGTCATGATCGGTAAAGCCTATTTAGCGGATCCTCATTACACTTACCGCTTAGCAAAAGCATTAAACGTTGAGAAGCCATCTTGGTGTTTACCACCATCTTATGCACATTGGCTTGAAAGATATCATTTTGCTGACAAATAA